In Saccopteryx leptura isolate mSacLep1 chromosome 11, mSacLep1_pri_phased_curated, whole genome shotgun sequence, the following proteins share a genomic window:
- the LOC136382895 gene encoding LOW QUALITY PROTEIN: NUT family member 2G-like (The sequence of the model RefSeq protein was modified relative to this genomic sequence to represent the inferred CDS: substituted 1 base at 1 genomic stop codon): MNGKQPLSYSAGSVSGKPKSRYVFAVVGSVTMCMPGWCVKCYMGLLVTSSPAVLVADVTGNPGASMTPFMALPLPKPTTGPAHRPPWERPLPPLMTTSFPPGHTLALPTLPRTPVVAGDAGHGPIRTGAQNIMDQTKSEGGEPQPTXNHIIILTQAPLNWSAPGALTGGAVCPAPLFLEASTVEMIVPTLAVGRAQASEGGWCHSLPPQAPPSAAQLAPIILPGNSGPQSNGASWEGGLATSQAKASLDDSKSTYENFQRWQRFKVLARRHLPESPDADALSCFLMPTLRSLCRLTPTMTLEEGIGQAMQEWHRKSNYDRMFFYDMAAEFMELEKKEKQNQKVQWMQETQGPPRPAPPRPDSCGLPAPMAGPQPACTSSVATPKAQGSHAPQELRGTQSPCDIPPEAVQEYMDIMDELEGLTHSATVEPGGEREEDRKESQKQENGPSQDPDVMSYFNQLCSQEDFANKVEEVFDPHFLAQLLSPEASLDLLEQVETLEQEEGLTPIQGVQAPQNHDAPRLDPSSSESQDSQEAQRHNHSYQQGVNDNTWHPETAFKYRQRRSRADAALSRPTAFAVSTGQQECPPYDAQWPCSAPQGHSTTYSRLGPRDVSTPRETSLVRESRGPVDRANENEEDLPNLAFLLASPKSLLPCTLSLSPVSASGFTDGGRWGLPGAAQSQFPQRLGLSHTAPQAPKCRKRKCDQSVTGSWMKRPCSLYGAAASPLRA; the protein is encoded by the exons ATGAATGGCAAACAGCCTCTTTCTTACTCAGCAGGGTCGGTGTCAGGAAAGCCTAAGAGTCGTTACGTGTTTGCTGTTGTTGGTTCTGTCACCATGTGCATGCCCGGCTGGTGTGTGAAGTGTTATATGGGATTACTGGTGACTTCTT CCCCTGCAGTGCTGGTAGCGGATGTGACTGGGAACCCTGGTGCCTCCATGACTCCTTTCATGGCACTGCCATTGCCCAAGCCCACTACTGGCCCTGCACACCGGCCACCTTGGGAGCGGCCTCTGCCACCACTCATGACAACATCATTCCCTCCTGGCCACACCCTGGCGCTTCCTACCTTGCCCAGGACACCTGTAGTGGCAGGAGATGCTGGTCATGGCCCCATTAGAACAGGGGCTCAGAATATAATGGACCAGACCAAGTCAGAAGGGGGAGAACCACAGCCTACGTAGAATCACATCATTATCCTGACTCAGGCCCCCCTCAACTGGAGTGCTCCAggggccctgactgggggtgcTGTGTGTCCTGCTCCCCTTTTCTTGGAAGCCTCCACGGTGGAGATGATTGTACCCACCTTGGCTGTTGGCAGGGCCCAGGCCAGCGAGGGAGGCTGGTGTCACAGCCTTCCTCCTCAAGCTCCACCATCAGCTGCCCAGCTGGCCCCCATCATCCTCCCAGGGAACTCTGGGCCACAGTCTAACGGGGCATCCTGGGAGGGTGGCCTGGCCACCTCCCAAGCCAAGGCCTCGCTGGATGACTCTAAGAGCACCTACGAGAACTTCCAGCGTTGGCAGCGCTTCAAGGTGCTGGCCCGGAGGCACCTCCCTGAGAGTCCTGATGCAGACGCTCTTTCCTGCTTCCTCAT GCCAACACTCCGGTCACTGTGTCGCCTGACGCCCACCATGACGCTGGAGGAGGGAATAGGGCAGGCCATGCAGGAATGGCACCGCAAAAGCAATTATGACCGGATGTTCTTCTATGATATGGCAGCAGA GTTCATGGAGcttgagaaaaaagagaagcagaatCAGAAGGTGCAGTGGATGCAGGAGACTCAGGGCCCACCTCGTCCAGCCCCTCCAAGACCTGATTCCTGCGGGCTTCCAGCCCCCATGGCTGGCCCACAGCCAG ctTGTACTTCCAGCGTGGCCACACCTAAGGCCCAGGGCTCCCATGCACCCCAGGAGCTCCGGGGTACCCAGTCACCCTGTGACATCCCGCCTGAGGCTGTGCAGGAGTACATGGACATCATGGACGAGCTGGAGGGACTGACCCACTCAGCCACAGTGGAGCCCGGTGGAGAACgggaagaagacagaaaggagtcGCAGAAGCAAGAAAATGGGCCCTCCCAGGACCCAGACGTCATGAGCTACTTTAATCAGCTGTGTTCCCAGGAAGACTTTGCCAACAAG gTAGAAGAGGTCTTTGACCCTCATTTCCTGGCACAATTGCTGTCGCCAGAAGCATCCCTGGATCTCTTAGAACAAGTGGAGACATTGGAGCAGGAGGAAGGACTCACTCCCATCCAG GGTGTGCAGGCACCCCAAAATCATGATGCACCTCGATTGGACCCCAGTTCTTCTGAGTCCCAGGACAGCCAGGAGGCCCAAAGACACAACCACAGCTACCAGCAGGGAGTCAATGACAACACCTGGCACCCAGAGACTGCCTTCAAGTACCGTCAAAGGCGCAGTCGAGCAGATGCCGCCCTGTCCAGGCCCACAGCCTTTGCTGTCTCTACAGGACAACAGGAGTGCCCTCCATACGACGCACAATGGCCCTGTTCTGCTCCCCAGGGTCACAGCACCACTTACTCTAGACTGGGACCCAGAGATGTCTCCACTCCCAGAGAGACCTCTCTTGTTAGGGAGTCACGTGGGCCAGTGGACAGGGCCAATGAGAATGAGGAGGACCTTCCCAACCTGGCCTTCCTCTTGGCCTCCCCTAAGAGCCTGCTGCCCTGCACACTCTCTCTGagtcctgtctctgcctctggctTTACCGATGGTGGACGGTGGGGGCTTCCGGGAGCTGCCCAGTCCCAGTTCCCTCAGAGACTAGGTCTCAGCCACACCGCTCCACAGGCTCCCAAGTGTAGGAAGAGGAAGTGTGACCAGTCTGTCACTGGGAGTTGGATGAAGCGGCCGTGCAGCCTGTATGGAGCAGCTGCCAGTCCCCTGCGGGCCTAG